In a genomic window of Capillibacterium thermochitinicola:
- a CDS encoding glycosyl hydrolase family 18 protein produces MSRRTKITPVVLCLLLAMFFLPVVRANAATTSDHNKQVIGYFTQWDAWKAEQAGLPAQGALTHLNIDFSKYTILNYSFFGVAHDGSLHSADFRNKNLHQPGVRQEPAPLLNADIYSSWDLFILFGELDPVYYINEEILQRATAQGFEVTLGSGTWSHPDWGLYNQPFPLPLKKEGGAPGVLDKAKQHGVKVLASIGGWSMCRHFPEVAADPVKRQRFVQDCVRLINIGFDGIDLDWEYPGPFAGMNFTGSEADYENFIKLAEDIRAAIGYDKLLTTCFAADINKISGFDWQRLDQLFDYFNMMTYDFNGGWSNKAGHNSPLYTYDNAEAPTWNWNDVYNGLVALNVNLSKVNMGIPFYGRGVITNGPAALNAPTVKRQEFVEPDGSVETCADFVNWPRNVYDGTPNYYYILQKALTPGSGWIRHWDNQAKVPYLTKDNYFLSYDDEESIAHKAQFIVDKGLAGTIIWTAYGDLIFSGPYTAYGNKLKQWANVQSPLVDTINNVFAAGGPSLPTPTPTPTPTPWTSPTPTPTPSTSPTPTPTPTPTPTPTPTPTPGSGYPAWDPNTVYVRGDRVTHKGKVWEAQWWTVGEEPGTTGEWGVWREVEGGGPTPTPSPTPTPTPTPTPTPTPTPTPGTSPTPSPTPTPTPSPTPTPTPGSGVQPWQAGVSYNVGDLVTYQGNVYQCRQAHTALVGWEPPNVPALWLPL; encoded by the coding sequence ATGTCCAGGCGGACAAAGATTACACCTGTCGTGTTATGTTTGCTCTTGGCGATGTTCTTCTTACCGGTTGTCCGGGCTAATGCGGCCACAACCAGCGATCATAACAAACAGGTGATTGGCTATTTCACCCAATGGGATGCTTGGAAAGCGGAACAGGCCGGTTTACCGGCACAAGGTGCTTTGACCCACTTAAATATTGATTTTTCGAAGTATACCATCTTAAATTATTCTTTCTTTGGCGTTGCCCATGACGGTTCGTTGCACAGTGCCGATTTTCGGAATAAAAATCTGCACCAGCCGGGGGTCCGGCAGGAGCCCGCGCCCTTGCTGAATGCGGACATCTATAGCAGTTGGGATCTGTTTATCCTCTTTGGTGAGTTGGATCCGGTTTATTACATAAATGAGGAAATCCTTCAGCGCGCGACGGCACAAGGTTTTGAAGTTACGCTGGGCAGCGGGACATGGTCACACCCGGACTGGGGCCTTTATAACCAACCATTCCCCTTACCCCTCAAAAAAGAAGGGGGAGCGCCTGGTGTTCTTGACAAAGCGAAACAACATGGTGTAAAGGTCTTGGCTTCCATTGGTGGTTGGAGCATGTGCCGGCACTTCCCTGAAGTCGCGGCGGACCCGGTAAAAAGACAACGGTTCGTTCAGGACTGTGTCCGCTTGATCAACATTGGTTTTGACGGTATTGACCTTGACTGGGAATACCCGGGGCCGTTTGCCGGCATGAATTTTACGGGCTCGGAAGCCGACTATGAAAACTTCATCAAGTTGGCGGAGGATATCCGCGCCGCCATTGGCTATGACAAACTGTTGACCACCTGTTTTGCCGCGGACATCAACAAAATCAGCGGCTTTGACTGGCAAAGGTTAGATCAACTCTTTGATTATTTCAACATGATGACCTATGACTTCAACGGTGGCTGGTCGAATAAGGCCGGGCACAACTCGCCCCTCTACACCTATGACAATGCGGAAGCTCCGACCTGGAACTGGAACGATGTTTACAACGGGCTTGTTGCCCTGAACGTAAATCTGAGCAAAGTCAACATGGGGATACCTTTCTATGGCCGGGGTGTGATCACCAACGGTCCGGCTGCGCTAAATGCGCCGACGGTTAAGCGGCAAGAATTCGTAGAGCCCGACGGGAGCGTTGAAACCTGTGCCGACTTCGTCAACTGGCCCCGGAATGTCTATGACGGGACTCCGAATTACTACTATATTTTACAAAAGGCTTTAACCCCCGGCAGCGGTTGGATAAGGCACTGGGATAACCAGGCCAAGGTTCCGTATTTGACGAAGGACAATTACTTCTTAAGCTATGATGATGAAGAGTCCATCGCGCATAAAGCCCAATTCATTGTGGACAAAGGGCTGGCCGGGACCATCATCTGGACGGCCTATGGCGACCTTATTTTCAGCGGGCCGTATACCGCTTACGGGAACAAATTAAAACAGTGGGCGAATGTGCAATCGCCGCTTGTTGACACGATTAACAACGTCTTTGCGGCCGGAGGACCATCTTTACCGACCCCAACACCGACGCCGACCCCAACGCCGTGGACTAGCCCGACGCCGACCCCGACCCCAAGCACATCACCGACCCCGACTCCGACGCCAACACCGACCCCGACCCCAACCCCGACACCGACACCAGGGTCAGGATATCCGGCTTGGGATCCGAATACGGTTTATGTGCGCGGTGACCGGGTAACGCATAAAGGCAAGGTTTGGGAGGCCCAGTGGTGGACGGTAGGGGAAGAACCGGGAACGACCGGCGAGTGGGGTGTCTGGCGCGAAGTGGAAGGCGGAGGACCGACCCCGACGCCGAGCCCAACTCCAACTCCAACACCGACACCAACCCCAACGCCGACCCCGACGCCAACACCGGGCACTTCACCAACACCGAGTCCGACCCCGACCCCAACCCCGAGTCCGACGCCAACGCCTACTCCGGGTAGCGGTGTGCAACCGTGGCAGGCAGGGGTAAGTTACAACGTTGGTGACCTTGTTACCTACCAGGGGAATGTATACCAGTGCCGGCAGGCCCATACCGCCTTGGTTGGCTGGGAGCCGCCCAATGTACCGGCATTGTGGTTGCCGCTATAA